In the genome of Coraliomargarita algicola, one region contains:
- a CDS encoding sigma-70 family RNA polymerase sigma factor has translation MSDYPKTSYTLIHRACDTSDDAAWERLFANYERFIRYILREIGVSDNDLPDVTQQVLIGLTRSLKSYDRAKSSFRHWLSTVIRNTAVSYFRKQQSRPTSDCTLEDDSLKELEQPAEVGQWIEREWTTYLANQAMARVRKVFKGQAIQAFEMGLDGFTAAEISEATGLTVSSVYTLRKRVKQRLLLEVRSLTEELEP, from the coding sequence ATGTCCGATTATCCTAAGACCAGCTATACCCTCATTCATCGTGCGTGTGATACGAGCGATGACGCGGCATGGGAGCGGTTGTTTGCGAATTATGAGCGTTTTATACGTTATATCCTACGTGAAATCGGCGTTTCTGACAATGACTTGCCGGATGTCACGCAGCAGGTTCTTATTGGCTTGACCCGAAGTTTGAAAAGCTACGACCGGGCGAAGTCCAGTTTTCGTCACTGGTTGAGCACTGTGATTCGTAACACCGCAGTTTCTTATTTTCGTAAGCAGCAGTCACGACCGACCAGCGATTGCACGCTGGAGGATGATTCGCTCAAAGAACTAGAGCAGCCTGCCGAGGTGGGGCAGTGGATCGAGCGTGAATGGACGACCTATCTGGCGAATCAGGCAATGGCTCGTGTGCGTAAGGTATTTAAAGGTCAGGCGATTCAGGCTTTCGAAATGGGGCTGGATGGCTTTACTGCGGCAGAGATTTCCGAGGCGACAGGATTGACTGTGTCTTCGGTCTATACGCTGCGTAAACGTGTGAAACAACGTTTGCTCTTAGAAGTTCGATCGCTGACGGAGGAATTGGAGCCGTGA
- a CDS encoding sulfatase has translation MIPRSFQTRILSILLLLGSALSAQATAPNVLIFFIDDLGWTDIGVNGSSFHETPHIDALAAEGVNFKRSYAANPVCSPTRAALMTGKAPQRVGITQWISGDSPSLDLSEFTIGEAFQEAGYRTGYIGKWHLGKTDAVQPKYQGFAYTAAVNRAGQPASFFYPFGKGRRPSNVPDLKGYKPGDYLTDALTDKAIEFIDQSSTAVGAGSQDQPFFLCLSHYAVHTPIQAPEPLVKKYEAKQRVMLGEGAPQMIEEKYNTLARGQQGDPAYAAMMENLDWNIGRVIEHLEAKGLLENTIILFTSDNGGLAHRKRMVSPTSNAPLRSGKAWTYEGGIRIPTIISWQGHIQPATSEAKIITMDMYPTLLELAGLPLQPEQHLDGQSLLPLLHGELGEATEDRALMWTYPHVHGSGHQPSDAILSGDWKLIRFQSDEPTELYNLANDLGEQTNLAKQYPEKVKALEKALDRWLETTR, from the coding sequence ATGATCCCTCGTTCCTTTCAAACTCGCATTCTTTCAATTTTGCTGCTGCTCGGCAGTGCGCTTTCTGCGCAGGCGACCGCGCCCAATGTCTTGATCTTTTTTATTGATGACCTCGGCTGGACCGACATCGGGGTGAATGGATCGAGCTTTCATGAGACGCCGCATATTGACGCCTTGGCGGCGGAGGGCGTGAATTTTAAACGATCCTATGCCGCCAATCCGGTGTGTTCGCCGACGCGGGCAGCATTGATGACGGGCAAGGCCCCGCAGCGAGTCGGGATTACTCAGTGGATTAGCGGGGATAGCCCGAGTTTGGACCTGTCGGAGTTCACCATTGGAGAAGCCTTTCAAGAAGCAGGCTACCGCACCGGCTATATTGGGAAGTGGCACTTGGGGAAGACAGATGCGGTGCAGCCGAAGTATCAGGGATTTGCATACACTGCGGCAGTGAATCGAGCCGGGCAGCCCGCCTCGTTTTTCTATCCATTCGGAAAAGGGCGGCGTCCCTCAAATGTGCCGGACCTGAAGGGCTACAAGCCGGGAGACTACTTGACCGATGCACTGACTGACAAAGCAATCGAGTTTATCGATCAAAGCAGCACAGCCGTCGGCGCGGGGTCGCAGGACCAGCCGTTCTTCTTATGCCTGTCGCATTATGCCGTGCACACGCCCATACAAGCGCCGGAGCCTCTCGTCAAAAAATATGAAGCTAAGCAGCGCGTGATGCTGGGCGAGGGGGCGCCTCAGATGATAGAGGAGAAATACAATACGCTTGCTAGAGGGCAGCAGGGGGATCCGGCTTATGCTGCCATGATGGAGAATTTGGACTGGAATATTGGCCGTGTGATCGAGCATTTGGAGGCCAAAGGGCTTCTGGAAAATACGATCATTCTCTTTACTTCGGACAATGGCGGGCTTGCGCATCGTAAGCGTATGGTGAGCCCGACCAGTAACGCGCCCCTGCGTTCTGGCAAGGCCTGGACTTATGAGGGAGGCATTCGTATTCCGACAATTATCAGCTGGCAGGGCCACATTCAGCCTGCCACCAGTGAAGCCAAAATCATCACTATGGATATGTATCCGACCCTGTTGGAATTGGCCGGACTACCGCTCCAGCCCGAGCAACATTTGGATGGGCAGTCTTTGCTGCCGCTCTTGCATGGGGAGCTGGGCGAGGCGACAGAAGATCGAGCACTCATGTGGACTTATCCGCATGTGCATGGCAGCGGGCATCAGCCTTCCGACGCAATCCTGAGCGGGGACTGGAAGCTGATCCGCTTTCAGAGCGACGAGCCCACGGAGCTCTACAATCTCGCGAATGATCTAGGCGAGCAGACGAATTTGGCCAAACAGTATCCCGAGAAAGTGAAGGCGCTGGAGAAAGCCTTGGATCGATGGCTGGAGACCACGAGGTAA
- a CDS encoding sulfatase, translated as MNPIRNALSLLASLLVAASAFAAKQPNIIFILADDLGWQDVGFMGSQYMETPSLDTLAADSLVLENAFMYPTCSPSRAAILTGQQSFRTDCYTVPVLEKGNSRDNIFSKWTVGEEHPVFSQPLREAGYKLIHLGKWHIVGPNPEGETGYPFDKKLGQPGNGDLSWLAKHQTPEIQKYYPIGRGFHENVGGTWWGDPARGYAKGYNAPGGGYVAPFKNPFIADKADDAWLTDRLTDDAIDFMQRHQDEPFFVNLHFYAPHRPSVPRSEALMAHFMEKAGDPDTGQGMGPKKKKREVAAYATMIKSIDDNVQRILDYLDQAGLRENTVIVFTSDNGFNGMQSSNQNLRGAKGNIYDGGLRVPALVNWPGVVQARRDATPVQGLDLFPTFIELAGVDDYTGTLDGDSWLPLMRGQALAERPLFWHIASTYKDPPCSIIRKGKWKLIQYLKDGRIELYDTEADLKESRDLAKSHPEKAQQLLGELVAWRIQNDVPLPPSSVLEN; from the coding sequence ATGAACCCCATTCGAAACGCGCTCTCGCTTCTTGCGAGCCTGCTAGTTGCTGCTTCAGCCTTTGCTGCCAAGCAGCCGAACATTATCTTCATTTTAGCCGATGACCTCGGCTGGCAGGATGTGGGCTTTATGGGGAGTCAGTATATGGAGACCCCGAGCTTGGACACATTGGCGGCGGACAGTCTGGTGCTGGAAAATGCATTTATGTATCCGACCTGCTCGCCCTCACGGGCGGCGATTTTAACCGGGCAGCAGTCCTTTCGCACGGATTGTTACACGGTGCCGGTTTTGGAGAAGGGCAATAGTCGTGATAATATCTTTTCCAAATGGACGGTGGGGGAAGAACACCCGGTATTTTCTCAGCCACTACGCGAGGCCGGTTATAAACTGATTCATCTTGGTAAGTGGCACATCGTCGGTCCGAACCCGGAAGGCGAAACCGGCTATCCTTTTGATAAGAAGTTAGGCCAGCCGGGGAACGGTGACTTGAGCTGGTTGGCGAAACACCAGACCCCCGAAATTCAGAAATATTATCCCATTGGCCGCGGCTTCCACGAGAATGTCGGCGGCACTTGGTGGGGCGATCCGGCCCGGGGCTATGCTAAAGGCTACAACGCGCCCGGCGGTGGCTATGTGGCACCGTTTAAGAATCCATTTATTGCAGACAAAGCAGACGATGCCTGGCTGACCGACCGCCTGACCGACGACGCGATTGACTTTATGCAGCGTCATCAAGACGAGCCATTCTTTGTGAATCTGCACTTCTATGCCCCGCACCGCCCTTCGGTGCCACGCAGCGAAGCGCTCATGGCTCACTTTATGGAAAAAGCCGGCGATCCCGACACGGGGCAGGGGATGGGACCAAAGAAAAAGAAACGCGAAGTGGCCGCCTATGCAACCATGATTAAGTCGATCGACGACAATGTGCAACGCATCCTGGACTATCTCGATCAGGCCGGGCTGCGGGAAAACACGGTGATTGTTTTTACCTCCGACAACGGCTTCAACGGCATGCAAAGCAGCAACCAGAATTTACGTGGGGCCAAGGGCAATATTTACGACGGCGGCTTACGGGTGCCCGCGCTGGTGAATTGGCCCGGAGTCGTTCAGGCCCGGCGTGATGCGACGCCGGTGCAAGGCCTCGACCTGTTTCCCACCTTCATCGAGTTGGCCGGGGTCGATGATTACACTGGCACCTTGGATGGGGACAGCTGGCTGCCTTTGATGCGCGGGCAAGCGCTCGCGGAACGTCCGCTCTTTTGGCACATCGCCAGCACTTATAAAGATCCCCCGTGTTCGATCATTCGCAAGGGCAAGTGGAAGCTGATCCAGTATCTCAAGGATGGCCGCATCGAGTTGTATGACACCGAGGCGGACCTCAAAGAGAGCCGGGACTTGGCCAAGAGTCATCCCGAGAAAGCACAGCAACTACTCGGTGAACTGGTGGCCTGGAGAATACAAAACGATGTGCCGCTACCGCCCAGCTCGGTGCTCGAAAATTAG
- a CDS encoding serine/threonine-protein kinase, translating into MSSEDKKRKPASGGETDFSDNYVPDQRLSAIFSEAHDLELHGLEGLCPAYSELAAVEVRYRDESLIGEGSVKEVYRIYDEHLRRWVAMARLRPDRGPDFYDLFIREARLVATLTHPNIIKVQNMGVWDDGRPFFTMDLKGKTTFADTIQGTGSSHLHTQLQILGKVCDAIAYAHSRGVLHLDLKPDNIQVDDFGEVLVCDWGLGKLLEEAEFEEDGAEPPVHIWGDMTLTGQIKGSPGYMAPEQVVAGLPKDHRTDVYALGCLLHCMLTGQPPFIGEREIVLAKTVETQVPSLRLEFPERSIPAGLEAVVLKATAKDPAQRYQSVSELQQDIQNYLAGFATLAEQPGFFREARLFVARNRVPVAIVVVALLVIGVTSVLFVQGIARHKLAIAAERGRAEQLSSEVETLDSEYGSFVEQAQLAKQELAKQLALSARELRNLAIFDRPVATVRRTRFMVNTALQQDPDCIEAHAQHYATDCVELNYTAALKRRNEVRTVAPYGKYILFAQAFPDFNFSDKKRPSISQLVDFFEQARQIDNRLGAYFERVLAYDVVTRKRREGYEAVVEAYLQYRYGGPDHLTLSLDTESSSLSLWSDQLLRLNGQYGGGLLRFLTFSSLTLDFDGRFPLSDLNGLLIESLDLSQCQEAVLNKAVSLPALKTIVCRPEQFPETQLRRLIQANEAFKVVYQK; encoded by the coding sequence GTGAGTTCGGAAGATAAAAAGCGCAAGCCAGCTTCGGGCGGGGAGACGGATTTTTCGGACAACTATGTTCCGGATCAGCGCTTGAGTGCCATTTTCAGTGAGGCGCACGATTTAGAGCTGCACGGACTGGAGGGCTTGTGTCCGGCCTATTCGGAATTAGCCGCAGTCGAGGTTCGTTACCGCGATGAGTCACTGATTGGAGAGGGCTCCGTTAAAGAAGTCTATCGTATTTATGATGAACATCTACGTCGTTGGGTGGCCATGGCGCGCCTACGTCCCGATCGCGGACCGGACTTTTATGATTTGTTCATCCGCGAGGCTCGGTTAGTCGCGACGCTCACGCATCCTAATATTATTAAGGTGCAAAATATGGGCGTTTGGGATGACGGGCGGCCGTTCTTCACTATGGACTTGAAGGGCAAGACGACGTTTGCGGATACGATTCAGGGCACGGGGAGCAGTCATTTACATACGCAGCTACAGATTTTGGGGAAGGTCTGCGATGCTATCGCCTATGCGCATTCCCGAGGCGTTTTACATCTGGATTTAAAGCCCGATAATATTCAGGTCGATGATTTCGGTGAAGTGTTGGTATGTGACTGGGGGCTGGGGAAACTCCTGGAAGAGGCGGAATTTGAGGAGGATGGAGCTGAACCACCGGTTCACATTTGGGGCGACATGACGTTGACCGGGCAGATCAAAGGGAGCCCCGGCTACATGGCACCGGAGCAGGTGGTTGCTGGCTTGCCTAAAGACCATCGCACGGATGTATATGCCTTGGGCTGCTTGCTGCATTGTATGCTCACAGGGCAGCCGCCCTTTATCGGGGAGCGCGAAATCGTTCTAGCTAAAACCGTCGAAACTCAAGTGCCCTCGCTTCGCTTGGAGTTTCCTGAGCGCAGCATTCCAGCAGGCTTGGAAGCCGTTGTGTTGAAGGCGACTGCGAAGGACCCTGCTCAGCGCTATCAGTCGGTCAGTGAATTGCAGCAGGACATTCAGAACTACCTGGCTGGTTTTGCCACTCTTGCCGAACAGCCTGGTTTTTTCCGTGAAGCTCGATTGTTTGTCGCTCGTAACCGAGTGCCTGTCGCTATTGTTGTGGTCGCATTGTTAGTGATCGGGGTGACGAGTGTGCTTTTTGTTCAAGGTATTGCGCGGCATAAGTTGGCCATTGCGGCGGAACGAGGGCGTGCTGAGCAGCTTTCTTCTGAAGTGGAAACGCTCGACTCGGAGTATGGCTCTTTCGTGGAGCAAGCTCAGCTAGCGAAGCAGGAACTGGCCAAACAGCTTGCGCTTTCGGCGCGTGAATTGAGAAACTTAGCCATCTTTGACCGTCCCGTCGCCACAGTACGCCGAACTCGATTCATGGTGAATACTGCGCTTCAGCAGGATCCTGACTGTATTGAAGCGCATGCCCAACATTATGCCACAGATTGTGTTGAGCTGAATTATACCGCGGCGTTAAAGCGTCGTAACGAGGTGCGCACGGTCGCCCCCTATGGTAAATATATACTCTTTGCCCAAGCATTTCCGGACTTTAACTTTTCAGATAAAAAACGTCCCTCCATCTCACAATTGGTAGACTTTTTTGAACAGGCTAGACAGATCGATAATCGCTTGGGTGCATATTTTGAGCGGGTATTGGCTTATGATGTGGTCACTCGAAAGAGACGGGAAGGGTATGAGGCTGTCGTTGAAGCGTATTTGCAATATCGATACGGTGGACCAGATCATTTGACGCTCTCGCTGGATACCGAATCTTCGTCGCTCTCGCTTTGGTCCGATCAGCTACTGCGGCTCAATGGTCAGTATGGGGGCGGTCTCTTGCGCTTTTTAACCTTTAGTTCTTTGACGCTGGATTTTGACGGGCGGTTTCCATTGTCTGATTTAAATGGTCTATTGATCGAGTCACTGGATCTGAGCCAGTGCCAAGAGGCGGTTCTAAATAAGGCAGTCTCTTTACCGGCACTGAAGACTATTGTCTGTCGCCCCGAGCAGTTTCCCGAAACTCAGTTGCGTCGACTGATCCAAGCCAACGAGGCATTCAAAGTGGTCTATCAAAAGTAG
- a CDS encoding glycoside hydrolase family 97 protein produces MKAYIPMNYNRFIQILSAAFLCPLLAATAASISSPDESIQLRTHSADGQVAYSVAFKGQPVIAKSRLGVELAGGAFSGSLELTDTETRTHDSTWQPVWGQFNEYRDHYNELTLHLREVDAPKRTMQVILRAYDDGIAFRYVFPEQLGLSNVNWQRELSEVSVLAQAPVAWYAKTSTTLFNAVPFGKLGKFCRTPFTARLAEDVYISLHEAAVVNSSDANLSIAKDDRTLRYNGSMRDAAASVSPWRTVLIAAKPGDLVVSSMILNLNEPNKLADTSWIKTGVSLWDWRNHGGVADDGFVYGINTESYIRYIDFAHENGLPFLIIDAEWYGPERDPKSDPATYEHEVDMPKVASYAKEKGVGIWLYINDKALKNFDMDRTFAQYQQWGIVGIKHGFLGGGNQTKNAFSVKVLEKCAEYEIMYNLHEPNKPTGLTRTYPHYMSNEYVNSMLDAANRVPATPSELSVFPVVHNLGGPVDRSCGLFDMDQSIARDKVHKQIPSTVVSQVAQCLIFYSGILTLPDMPDAYNRKMDLFEFIKQLPMTWDETQVLEMEIGKHLTMARRSGDTWMVAAVADESGREMDLSLDFLSPGVSYDITLYEDTAESHYAFPGGWNQADARKKKIAFDPVETKRELYQIRKMTVKQGDTIAAHIAPGGGHCMWIRPQ; encoded by the coding sequence ATGAAAGCATATATCCCTATGAATTATAATCGTTTTATCCAAATCTTAAGCGCTGCTTTTCTTTGCCCTCTCCTTGCTGCGACTGCGGCGTCTATTTCTTCGCCGGATGAGAGTATCCAGCTAAGGACGCACTCGGCCGATGGGCAAGTGGCTTATTCGGTCGCTTTCAAGGGGCAGCCGGTCATTGCTAAATCGCGCTTAGGTGTGGAGCTGGCGGGAGGCGCCTTTTCCGGAAGCCTGGAGCTGACCGATACTGAAACCCGCACGCACGATAGCACTTGGCAGCCGGTCTGGGGGCAATTCAATGAGTATCGCGACCATTACAATGAGTTGACGCTGCACCTGCGCGAAGTCGACGCGCCGAAGCGCACGATGCAGGTGATCTTGCGTGCCTATGACGACGGGATCGCTTTTCGCTATGTGTTTCCGGAACAGTTGGGGCTGAGCAATGTAAACTGGCAACGGGAACTGTCCGAGGTCTCTGTGCTGGCTCAAGCGCCAGTCGCTTGGTATGCCAAAACCTCGACTACGCTCTTTAATGCGGTGCCTTTCGGGAAGCTGGGTAAGTTTTGCCGCACGCCGTTCACCGCGCGACTGGCTGAGGACGTTTATATCTCGCTACATGAGGCAGCAGTCGTGAATTCTTCCGACGCTAACCTTTCGATTGCCAAGGATGATCGTACACTGCGCTACAACGGTTCGATGCGTGACGCTGCTGCGTCGGTCAGCCCCTGGCGCACGGTATTGATTGCTGCAAAGCCCGGGGACTTGGTGGTGTCTTCGATGATTTTAAATTTAAATGAGCCAAACAAACTGGCGGATACCAGTTGGATAAAAACCGGTGTGAGTCTCTGGGATTGGCGCAATCATGGCGGCGTGGCGGACGATGGTTTCGTGTATGGAATCAACACCGAGAGCTACATCCGCTACATTGATTTTGCCCATGAAAACGGTTTGCCCTTCCTGATCATCGATGCGGAATGGTATGGCCCCGAGCGCGACCCAAAGTCGGACCCCGCTACCTATGAACACGAAGTCGATATGCCGAAAGTTGCCAGTTATGCCAAAGAGAAGGGCGTGGGTATTTGGCTCTATATTAATGACAAAGCGCTCAAGAATTTCGATATGGACCGCACCTTTGCTCAATACCAGCAGTGGGGGATTGTTGGGATCAAGCACGGCTTCCTCGGTGGTGGCAATCAGACCAAAAATGCCTTCAGCGTAAAGGTGCTGGAGAAGTGTGCGGAATACGAAATCATGTATAATCTGCACGAGCCGAACAAGCCCACCGGCCTGACGCGCACTTACCCGCATTACATGTCCAACGAGTATGTCAACAGCATGCTGGATGCGGCCAATCGTGTGCCGGCGACGCCTTCCGAGCTTTCTGTTTTTCCCGTGGTGCACAATCTTGGCGGCCCAGTGGACCGCAGTTGTGGACTCTTCGATATGGATCAGTCCATTGCACGCGACAAGGTGCATAAGCAGATCCCCAGCACCGTGGTGTCGCAAGTGGCTCAGTGTCTGATCTTCTACAGCGGTATTTTGACGCTGCCCGATATGCCGGACGCCTATAATCGCAAGATGGACCTCTTTGAGTTTATCAAGCAACTCCCGATGACTTGGGACGAGACCCAGGTGCTTGAAATGGAGATCGGAAAGCACCTGACCATGGCCCGTCGCTCCGGTGATACTTGGATGGTGGCTGCGGTGGCGGATGAGTCCGGCCGTGAGATGGACTTGAGCCTCGATTTCCTCAGCCCGGGAGTGAGCTACGATATTACTTTGTATGAAGACACGGCTGAGAGCCATTACGCTTTTCCCGGAGGCTGGAATCAAGCGGATGCCAGAAAGAAGAAGATCGCTTTTGACCCCGTTGAGACCAAGCGCGAGCTGTATCAAATTCGTAAGATGACGGTGAAGCAGGGCGACACCATTGCTGCTCACATCGCACCCGGCGGTGGCCACTGCATGTGGATTCGCCCCCAATAA